A genomic window from Streptococcus sanguinis includes:
- a CDS encoding transcription antiterminator, whose product MTILDYQRLDNILNLLIERDDAISINEISSFCHVSDRTIRSDINTINDYITENGAKIILHRKKGYTLDYQDRELFEKFWSDKDSGTFLFTSSESRLAYLVRLFLTTDHYISQDYLQSILFISVNTLYNDFRALKTKFSPFNLKLQNKSNLGYMVEGKEQDIRNAIINLIFQENLDDYLIQNKQLEKDICFNVNYELFSNLFDKHITNHIEFDSDYFRRNIFSTLLLAISRIKYKKNITTFDQVFQLNPDSLNIINNFINDIKSSFEIEISENELRYIYLCFAENQPSVIDDHSLNENDNIAQSIVNSIKYTLSNSTDSVWPYDKILEKNLLEHIKLFLKIQTIDANRNNPIIETIKKNFPYAFDLAIQCSQNIVTEFDIHFSEDEISYIALHLANSIERNTDNSTKQYTLAIICGSGKTFSSIIETKIKRRFLNRFSSITKLSLAHLDKQTNINFFDLKITTVPIKDSKKSDYIFINIDDLDSSMKLIDSALHNLDNSLLDSNLISEEYFLTVNTKLSKIELLNIVHNKLLSNGKVKKNFLDDILARENISSTLISDTIAIPHPIGNSVKQNVIFPIIAPKGIDWDGKNAKFVFVFAIQNNNNKQMEYIYDQLLDFISSDDSQTKLLKEPTYNNFISIFKTFDNT is encoded by the coding sequence ATGACAATTTTAGATTATCAGAGGTTGGATAATATTTTAAATCTCTTAATTGAAAGAGATGATGCAATTTCAATCAATGAAATTAGTTCTTTCTGTCACGTTTCTGACCGCACTATTAGATCTGATATCAATACAATAAACGATTACATAACAGAAAATGGTGCTAAAATTATACTTCATAGGAAAAAAGGATACACCTTGGATTACCAGGATAGAGAGCTCTTTGAAAAATTTTGGTCTGATAAAGACTCTGGAACATTTCTATTCACTTCGTCAGAATCTAGACTAGCATATTTGGTCAGATTATTTTTAACAACTGATCATTATATTAGTCAAGATTATCTTCAATCAATCTTATTTATTAGTGTTAACACTCTATATAATGACTTTAGAGCATTAAAAACAAAATTCTCTCCATTCAATCTAAAATTACAAAATAAAAGTAATCTAGGTTACATGGTTGAAGGCAAAGAACAAGATATTCGTAATGCGATTATCAATTTGATTTTTCAGGAAAATTTAGATGACTATCTCATCCAAAACAAACAATTAGAAAAAGATATATGTTTTAACGTAAATTATGAGTTGTTTTCAAATCTATTTGATAAACATATTACAAACCATATAGAATTTGATTCAGATTATTTCAGAAGAAATATCTTCTCTACTCTGTTGTTGGCCATTAGCCGTATAAAATATAAAAAAAATATTACTACCTTTGATCAAGTATTTCAGTTGAATCCTGACTCCCTCAATATCATTAATAATTTTATAAATGATATTAAATCATCGTTCGAAATTGAAATTTCAGAAAACGAACTTAGATATATTTATTTATGTTTTGCAGAAAATCAACCTAGTGTCATTGATGACCATTCATTAAATGAAAATGATAATATTGCTCAAAGCATTGTAAACTCTATCAAATATACCCTATCAAATTCAACAGACTCAGTTTGGCCATACGATAAAATTCTTGAAAAAAATCTTTTAGAACATATTAAATTATTTTTAAAAATACAAACAATAGATGCCAATCGGAATAATCCCATTATAGAAACAATTAAAAAAAATTTCCCATATGCTTTTGATCTAGCAATACAATGTAGTCAAAATATAGTAACTGAATTCGATATTCATTTTTCTGAGGATGAAATTTCTTATATAGCACTTCATTTAGCTAATTCTATCGAACGTAATACTGATAATAGTACAAAACAATACACTTTAGCAATCATCTGTGGTAGTGGAAAAACTTTCAGTTCTATTATAGAAACAAAAATAAAAAGAAGATTTCTAAATAGATTTTCTTCTATAACAAAATTATCACTAGCTCATTTAGATAAGCAGACTAATATAAATTTTTTTGACTTAAAAATAACTACGGTTCCAATTAAGGATTCCAAAAAATCAGATTATATCTTTATAAATATTGATGATCTTGATTCATCTATGAAATTAATCGATTCAGCTTTGCATAATTTAGATAATTCATTGTTAGATAGTAATCTAATTTCAGAGGAATATTTCTTAACGGTTAATACTAAATTGTCAAAAATTGAATTATTAAATATTGTACACAATAAACTTCTTTCCAATGGAAAAGTTAAAAAGAATTTTTTAGATGATATTTTAGCTAGAGAAAATATTTCCTCAACTCTAATTTCTGACACAATTGCAATCCCTCATCCAATTGGCAATAGTGTTAAACAAAATGTTATTTTCCCAATCATTGCTCCTAAAGGAATTGACTGGGATGGAAAAAATGCTAAATTTGTTTTTGTGTTCGCTATTCAAAATAATAATAACAAGCAAATGGAATATATTTATGATCAATTATTAGATTTTATCAGCTCCGATGATTCACAAACAAAACTTTTAAAAGAACCAACTTACAATAATTTTATCAGTATATTTAAAACATTTGATAACACATAA
- a CDS encoding PTS sugar transporter subunit IIA produces the protein MEFKKDNILLNVDVKNKNELFEYIAKYAFEKQIIENKEKLVQAFLDRELEVSTGLQESFAIPHAKSEIISQPTVFFLKLKSPIEWETFDDQPVSNVFALLVPSRFEGTLHLEMISRIATSLLEDDFINLVKKSSNVDELKNIISKAMEGAI, from the coding sequence ATGGAGTTCAAAAAGGACAACATCCTTCTAAATGTAGATGTAAAAAACAAAAATGAATTGTTTGAATACATAGCAAAATATGCATTTGAAAAACAAATTATTGAAAATAAAGAGAAGTTAGTACAAGCGTTCTTAGATAGGGAATTAGAGGTATCAACTGGATTGCAAGAATCATTTGCAATACCACATGCTAAATCAGAGATAATTTCACAACCAACAGTGTTTTTTCTAAAGTTAAAATCTCCAATCGAATGGGAAACTTTTGATGATCAACCAGTTTCTAATGTATTTGCGTTATTAGTACCGAGTAGGTTTGAAGGGACTTTACATTTGGAAATGATTAGCAGGATAGCAACCTCATTATTGGAAGATGATTTTATTAATTTGGTAAAAAAATCATCCAATGTGGATGAACTAAAAAATATTATTTCAAAAGCTATGGAAGGAGCGATTTGA
- a CDS encoding PTS fructose transporter subunit IIB — translation MKIVGVTSCPAGLAHTPMAAKALEKAGVKLGYDVRIEQQGSLGQVNKLTQTEISEADFVLLATDQKVVDQERFDGKKQIRVNIATCIKAPEAVLRKCADAILNK, via the coding sequence ATGAAAATTGTAGGAGTAACGTCTTGTCCGGCAGGATTAGCCCATACACCAATGGCGGCTAAAGCACTTGAGAAAGCTGGAGTAAAACTAGGTTATGATGTTCGTATTGAGCAACAAGGCTCATTAGGACAAGTAAATAAGTTAACACAAACAGAAATTTCAGAAGCGGATTTTGTATTGTTAGCGACAGATCAAAAGGTTGTTGATCAAGAACGGTTTGATGGAAAAAAACAAATTCGTGTAAATATAGCAACATGTATTAAAGCTCCAGAAGCTGTTCTAAGAAAATGTGCCGATGCGATTTTAAATAAGTAA
- a CDS encoding PTS fructose transporter subunit IIC, translating into MNKFLNTAKGHLMTGISYALPMIIGASLVVAIPKMIALAMGITSLDPFAETAGFEHYLYQIEQVGWTGIGLINTVLAGFIAYSIADKAALGAGLIGGAVATKTNAGFLGAMIAGFIAGYVVVWCKKHVKVPEKYNGILPLIVFPLFATMSVALVMGVFLAGPLGAINTGLVSWIKDMIANDVNKVVLALIMGAMIGSDLGGPINKASWMAGNVLLAEGIYLPAIIVNVAICAVPMGYAFASLFHKDKMSEELLDASRNNYVMGFIGITEGAIPFTMVNPLKLVPINMIGGALASAIGIALGMYAKMPPVGGVYGFFTVGNGWAYLVGLFAGAAFIGGIAPMLVNFNDTSSTEEISVDDIEISFE; encoded by the coding sequence ATGAATAAATTCTTAAATACGGCCAAGGGTCACTTAATGACTGGAATTAGCTATGCTCTACCTATGATTATTGGTGCTTCATTAGTAGTGGCAATTCCTAAAATGATTGCTTTAGCTATGGGAATTACTAGTTTGGATCCATTTGCGGAAACTGCAGGATTTGAACATTACTTATATCAAATTGAACAAGTTGGTTGGACTGGTATCGGGTTAATCAATACGGTTCTTGCTGGTTTTATTGCTTACTCAATAGCTGATAAAGCTGCTCTAGGTGCAGGACTTATCGGAGGAGCAGTCGCTACTAAAACTAACGCGGGATTTTTAGGTGCTATGATTGCCGGTTTTATTGCGGGTTATGTTGTTGTTTGGTGTAAGAAACATGTAAAAGTTCCAGAAAAATATAACGGAATTTTACCACTGATTGTATTTCCATTATTTGCGACTATGTCTGTAGCACTTGTTATGGGTGTATTCCTTGCGGGACCTTTGGGTGCAATTAATACTGGTTTAGTAAGTTGGATAAAAGACATGATTGCTAATGATGTAAATAAGGTCGTATTAGCTTTAATTATGGGAGCAATGATTGGTTCTGATTTAGGAGGACCTATTAATAAAGCATCATGGATGGCTGGTAATGTATTATTAGCTGAAGGAATTTACTTACCAGCAATTATTGTTAACGTTGCTATTTGTGCAGTACCTATGGGTTATGCTTTTGCTTCTCTATTCCATAAAGATAAAATGAGTGAAGAGTTGCTTGATGCTAGTCGAAATAATTACGTTATGGGCTTCATTGGGATTACAGAAGGTGCGATTCCATTTACAATGGTTAATCCACTAAAACTTGTTCCAATCAATATGATTGGTGGTGCACTAGCTTCAGCAATTGGTATTGCGCTAGGAATGTACGCTAAGATGCCTCCAGTTGGTGGAGTATATGGCTTCTTCACAGTCGGTAATGGCTGGGCATACTTAGTTGGTTTGTTTGCTGGTGCAGCTTTCATTGGTGGAATTGCGCCAATGCTTGTAAACTTCAATGATACTTCTTCAACTGAAGAAATTAGTGTTGATGATATTGAAATTAGTTTTGAATAG
- the mngB gene encoding mannosylglycerate hydrolase, producing MKKTVHVVPHSHWDREWYFTTSRSKIYLMNNFKNILRLLKENNGYDSYTLDGQASLLDDYLAWCPEDKDLISDLVHEGKLIIGPWYTQTDQMVISGESIVRNLLYGMNICKKFGPYMNVGYVPDSFGQSAAMPQIYKEFGIDDTLFWRGVSDDDVKQSEFRWKGEDGSIVNAYQIQSGYYIGGDIPEDIEKLKEYLHKDPYKKNWNRSSTNQVVFPNGFDQAPARENLVELLNQMSELYKNEFKFKISNYENYIKSIKEKHPDLEEIAGELLNGKLMRIHKSISSSRSDLKKLNTEVQNYLVNILEPLLTLSNTMGFDYPVEVVKEIWKLMFENAAHDSIGSCVSDTTNEDVYLRYKQARDLAENLAELKMREIVMRINCDSDITATAFNLSGRSKSGVVETDFYVPQLDFSIKDSSGNEYEYTITKFEDQTDYILGQGNVLDSAKDTYKPEKVYKVHIAIHFENLPAFGYKNFYLDLEGNTHKRSVESYKTQIENEFYKINVNKNNTLDILDKVTGKIYKNQAIIEENGDDGDSFNYSPPRQDLVVRSSEFKPKIIVEESELIKRMELQYDFIVPGNLDDRSIGLRNSQLPVSLSITLKKSSPIIEFKFNVDNRFVDSHRMCVVIDSDIASKFSKADHQFGSIKRPVVRKEMGLWEAEPEKWNEVPISIETCQSFVTLDNVDRGVAVIPKGVREYEIIGDEFNSIRLTLFRTYGFMGKENLLYRPGRASGETVIETPDAQCHKKMEFEFSVIYYEGNMNDYGLSQVVSDYLKEIQVYQYSDYLNTRLRFTQFDVERNLPEKYCIFELEGDGILSLVKKAEERSGYILRFYNGDYKIENNLKLNLKKIPKIIEIVNLKEETKEIYTESSSIVLPTMNHNKILSVYIEY from the coding sequence ATGAAAAAAACAGTTCACGTTGTTCCACATTCTCATTGGGATAGAGAATGGTATTTCACAACTAGTCGTTCAAAGATCTATTTAATGAATAACTTTAAAAATATTCTTAGACTTTTAAAAGAGAATAATGGATATGATAGCTATACATTAGATGGTCAAGCGTCCCTATTGGATGATTATTTGGCTTGGTGTCCAGAAGATAAAGATTTAATATCAGATTTAGTTCATGAAGGAAAACTTATAATTGGACCATGGTATACACAAACTGATCAAATGGTTATTTCTGGTGAAAGTATTGTACGTAATTTGTTGTATGGTATGAATATTTGTAAAAAATTTGGACCATATATGAATGTTGGATATGTTCCAGATTCGTTTGGACAATCAGCGGCAATGCCACAGATATATAAAGAATTTGGAATAGATGATACATTATTTTGGCGTGGTGTAAGTGATGATGATGTGAAACAATCAGAGTTCAGATGGAAAGGTGAAGATGGAAGTATAGTTAATGCTTACCAAATACAATCAGGTTATTATATTGGAGGAGACATTCCAGAGGATATAGAGAAATTAAAAGAATATCTACATAAGGATCCTTATAAAAAAAATTGGAATAGAAGTAGCACGAATCAAGTTGTTTTTCCAAATGGGTTTGATCAAGCACCTGCTAGAGAAAACCTAGTTGAACTATTGAATCAAATGAGTGAACTATATAAAAATGAGTTCAAATTTAAAATTTCTAATTATGAAAATTATATTAAATCTATTAAAGAAAAGCATCCTGATCTAGAGGAAATTGCTGGAGAATTGTTGAATGGGAAATTAATGAGGATTCATAAGTCTATCTCATCGTCTCGTTCAGATTTGAAGAAATTGAATACAGAAGTACAAAATTATTTGGTAAATATATTGGAACCATTACTCACACTCTCAAACACAATGGGATTTGATTATCCGGTAGAGGTAGTTAAAGAGATATGGAAACTGATGTTTGAGAACGCAGCTCATGATTCGATAGGTTCGTGTGTATCAGATACTACAAATGAAGATGTTTATCTACGCTATAAACAAGCACGAGATCTAGCAGAAAATTTAGCAGAGTTAAAAATGCGAGAAATAGTTATGCGTATTAATTGTGATAGCGACATAACTGCAACAGCATTTAATCTGTCTGGTCGTTCTAAAAGTGGAGTTGTTGAGACAGATTTTTATGTGCCTCAATTAGATTTCTCAATTAAAGATAGTAGTGGCAATGAATATGAGTACACTATTACGAAATTTGAAGATCAAACTGATTACATTTTGGGACAAGGTAATGTGCTGGACTCTGCAAAGGATACATATAAGCCGGAAAAGGTTTATAAAGTACATATTGCCATTCACTTCGAAAATCTTCCAGCATTTGGTTATAAAAATTTTTATCTTGATTTAGAAGGGAATACCCATAAACGTTCAGTTGAAAGTTATAAAACTCAAATAGAAAATGAATTCTATAAAATTAATGTTAACAAAAATAATACACTTGATATTTTAGATAAGGTAACGGGAAAAATATATAAAAATCAAGCTATTATTGAGGAAAATGGAGATGACGGTGATTCATTTAATTATTCTCCACCACGACAGGATTTAGTAGTACGTTCTTCAGAATTTAAACCCAAAATCATCGTGGAAGAATCGGAATTGATTAAGAGAATGGAGTTGCAATATGATTTTATAGTTCCAGGTAATCTTGACGATAGATCAATTGGATTGAGAAATAGTCAACTGCCAGTATCTTTATCTATAACTCTAAAAAAATCTTCTCCAATAATTGAATTTAAATTTAATGTTGATAATCGTTTTGTTGACAGTCATAGAATGTGCGTTGTGATTGACAGTGATATCGCTTCTAAATTTTCTAAAGCAGATCATCAGTTTGGATCAATTAAACGTCCTGTTGTTCGTAAAGAAATGGGACTTTGGGAAGCAGAACCAGAAAAATGGAATGAGGTACCAATTTCAATTGAAACTTGTCAATCATTTGTTACGTTGGATAATGTTGATCGTGGTGTAGCAGTCATACCCAAAGGAGTACGTGAATACGAAATTATTGGAGATGAATTTAACTCTATTAGATTAACTTTATTTAGAACTTATGGATTCATGGGAAAAGAAAATCTTCTGTATCGTCCAGGAAGAGCATCAGGAGAGACAGTTATAGAAACTCCAGATGCTCAGTGTCATAAAAAAATGGAATTTGAATTTTCTGTAATTTATTATGAAGGAAATATGAATGATTACGGACTTTCTCAAGTAGTCAGTGATTATTTAAAAGAGATTCAAGTCTATCAATATTCTGATTATCTTAATACTCGCCTTAGATTTACTCAGTTTGATGTTGAAAGAAATCTACCTGAAAAATATTGTATTTTTGAGTTGGAAGGTGATGGTATTTTAAGTCTTGTAAAAAAAGCAGAAGAACGTAGTGGTTATATATTAAGATTCTATAATGGTGATTATAAGATAGAAAACAATTTAAAGTTAAACCTTAAAAAAATCCCCAAAATTATAGAAATTGTAAATTTAAAAGAAGAAACTAAAGAGATATATACGGAATCATCATCTATTGTACTTCCTACTATGAATCACAATAAAATTTTAAGTGTTTATATTGAATACTAA
- a CDS encoding PTS beta-glucoside transporter subunit EIIBCA, whose product MDQDYKEFSTKIIKLVGGKDNISDVFHCATRLRFSLKDISKAESNIDDIKLQKEVLDVIVQNGQFQVVIGPNVSKVFGVVNEDLKLNENQRIDDKTEEIEKSVMDKFFAVVSGIFTPVVPVLMASGMMGAVITIAKLLGVPETNSTLYLFNIVYEAGFYFLPFFIAATSAKAFKANQFLSMLVAAIMLWPGFVGFADKGIKSLEFFSLNVQAIDYSKAVLPIILGIWLLSYLEKFFNKVLPDIIRAFMAPLLVMAIMLPIQLIVIGPLGTNIANVLGTGVVWLGDNLGFFAVALLAFFTPVMIATGTHSFAFPVIVATLTTVGYDQLLMPSMVAENLAMAGAAFAIAMLSKDKDKRAQGISASLSAVLGISEPAMYGFNLPSKYGFLGSMIGGAIGGLFAGIFQFRMYAIASSSVVGIPAMFGDKGVFNVIIGVLTIVISFVASALITIVLSKSNIKLDKFGKRG is encoded by the coding sequence ATGGATCAAGATTACAAAGAATTTTCTACTAAAATTATCAAATTAGTAGGTGGTAAAGATAATATCTCAGATGTATTTCATTGTGCTACTAGACTTCGCTTCTCTTTGAAGGATATTTCTAAGGCAGAATCTAACATCGATGATATTAAATTACAAAAAGAAGTATTGGATGTCATTGTACAAAATGGACAATTTCAAGTGGTAATTGGTCCAAATGTAAGTAAAGTATTTGGGGTTGTTAATGAAGATTTAAAACTTAATGAAAATCAAAGAATAGATGACAAAACTGAAGAAATTGAAAAATCTGTAATGGATAAATTTTTTGCAGTTGTATCTGGAATTTTTACACCAGTAGTACCAGTATTGATGGCTTCAGGTATGATGGGTGCTGTCATTACTATTGCAAAATTACTTGGTGTTCCCGAAACGAATAGTACCTTATATTTGTTTAATATTGTCTATGAGGCTGGTTTTTACTTTTTACCATTCTTTATTGCAGCAACATCGGCAAAGGCGTTCAAAGCTAATCAATTTTTATCAATGCTTGTGGCAGCAATCATGCTATGGCCAGGGTTCGTTGGTTTTGCAGACAAAGGTATTAAGTCGTTAGAATTTTTCTCTCTCAATGTACAAGCAATTGATTATTCAAAAGCTGTTCTACCTATTATTTTGGGGATTTGGTTGCTTTCTTATCTTGAAAAATTCTTCAATAAGGTGTTACCGGATATCATTCGAGCATTTATGGCACCATTATTGGTTATGGCCATTATGCTACCAATTCAATTGATTGTCATTGGTCCTCTTGGTACAAATATTGCTAATGTTCTTGGAACTGGTGTTGTTTGGCTTGGTGATAATTTAGGTTTCTTTGCAGTTGCTCTACTTGCTTTCTTTACACCTGTGATGATTGCGACTGGTACACACTCATTCGCTTTCCCTGTTATTGTTGCGACACTAACAACCGTTGGTTATGATCAATTATTGATGCCAAGTATGGTTGCTGAAAATTTAGCGATGGCTGGAGCTGCATTTGCAATTGCAATGCTTTCAAAAGATAAGGATAAACGTGCTCAAGGAATTTCTGCCTCATTATCTGCAGTACTTGGTATCTCTGAACCAGCAATGTATGGTTTCAACCTACCTTCTAAATATGGATTTTTAGGTTCAATGATTGGTGGTGCAATTGGTGGTTTATTTGCTGGAATCTTCCAATTTAGAATGTATGCAATTGCTTCATCAAGTGTTGTTGGTATTCCAGCGATGTTTGGTGATAAAGGAGTATTTAATGTAATCATTGGCGTCTTAACAATTGTTATCTCTTTTGTAGCTTCTGCACTTATCACGATTGTGCTATCAAAATCAAATATTAAACTTGATAAATTTGGTAAAAGGGGATAA
- a CDS encoding winged helix-turn-helix transcriptional regulator: protein MGNIVLQHENIGIIRTLHNLDKVILKVINERLGVLNVSHVQALILIFLSEHIGEEIFQKNLEKEFGLSNPTVTASVKSMEAKGLVKKVKSQKDGRYYILSLENKGMQLAPKCNAIYEEIESQLKELLTNEQLIVLNDIDKKISVLLGDI from the coding sequence ATGGGTAATATTGTTCTGCAACATGAAAATATTGGAATCATTCGCACGTTACACAATCTTGATAAAGTTATTTTAAAAGTGATTAATGAGAGACTGGGTGTCTTGAATGTCAGTCATGTTCAAGCCTTGATTCTTATCTTTTTATCAGAACATATAGGGGAGGAAATTTTTCAAAAAAATCTAGAGAAAGAGTTTGGTTTGAGTAATCCTACTGTAACAGCATCGGTGAAGTCTATGGAAGCGAAAGGATTAGTAAAGAAAGTTAAGAGTCAAAAAGATGGTCGATATTATATCCTTTCGCTAGAAAATAAGGGAATGCAACTTGCTCCTAAATGTAATGCTATCTATGAAGAAATTGAATCTCAACTTAAAGAATTACTAACTAATGAACAACTTATTGTTTTAAATGATATTGATAAAAAAATAAGCGTTCTATTAGGCGACATCTGA
- a CDS encoding NAD(P)H-dependent oxidoreductase, with product MIKLVGLVGSNAKHSYNRILLQWIKKNYQQQFHLEIIELTSFPLFSQNKKTSSYPIIQEVSQKIQSADGVLIACPEHNYTITSCLKSALEWLSYDLHPFLKKPVYIIGASYSPLGTGRSQLHLKEILQSPGLDAWVLPGNEFLLGYAREAFDEAGNIKDIATKDYFNTCLMHFLQFTSAVNGINSSVTSQVDATSGASENYSSPSHPSQTNNISLIENTKTPFDDILDNIFGTPRTQFNHTAFDNVLDGLYPIKKKAHQAFEEVLDQVYGKVTTKNPNDAILVAWNNQ from the coding sequence ATGATAAAACTTGTTGGTTTAGTCGGTTCAAACGCTAAACACTCATATAACCGTATATTACTTCAATGGATAAAGAAAAACTACCAGCAACAATTCCATTTAGAAATTATCGAACTTACTTCATTTCCTCTTTTTAGTCAGAATAAAAAAACAAGTTCTTACCCAATCATTCAAGAAGTCAGCCAAAAAATACAGTCAGCCGATGGTGTTCTTATTGCCTGTCCTGAACATAATTACACTATCACTTCATGTTTAAAATCTGCCCTTGAATGGTTATCGTATGATTTACATCCTTTTTTAAAAAAGCCTGTTTATATTATTGGTGCCTCTTATTCTCCACTAGGAACTGGACGATCACAACTCCATCTCAAAGAGATTCTTCAGTCTCCGGGTCTAGATGCTTGGGTATTGCCTGGCAATGAGTTTCTCCTAGGTTATGCACGCGAAGCATTCGACGAGGCAGGAAATATCAAAGATATAGCGACAAAAGATTATTTTAATACTTGTCTGATGCATTTTCTACAGTTTACATCTGCTGTGAATGGTATTAATTCCTCAGTTACCTCTCAGGTGGATGCAACATCTGGTGCTTCGGAAAACTATTCGTCACCTTCACATCCTTCACAAACTAATAACATATCACTTATAGAAAACACTAAAACTCCTTTTGATGATATCTTAGATAATATATTTGGTACACCACGTACACAATTCAATCACACAGCCTTCGATAATGTCCTCGATGGGCTTTATCCTATAAAGAAAAAAGCTCATCAAGCCTTCGAAGAAGTGCTTGATCAAGTTTATGGTAAAGTGACTACTAAAAATCCTAATGATGCCATTCTAGTCGCATGGAACAATCAGTAA
- a CDS encoding NAD(P)H-dependent oxidoreductase, protein MLNIITIVGAEHPSSTNHKLAVYLSKRFKNQASFTFFDIEKLPQFSKDLLEEKNTKVDAFRQLILEADAVLFVTPEYDHSVPAQLLNALEWLAFEPFPLLEKPTMIVGASYGNLGTSRAQDHLLDVLRSPQLQAAVQADSGFLLSRSLEAFDENNELLNSQVRENLDKKMSHFLLFVNVSKQNPDLRLKNINKVRTYRYQSEK, encoded by the coding sequence ATGTTAAATATCATAACAATAGTCGGCGCAGAGCATCCAAGTTCTACAAACCATAAATTAGCCGTTTACCTTTCAAAAAGATTCAAAAATCAAGCTAGTTTTACCTTTTTTGATATTGAAAAACTCCCTCAGTTCTCTAAAGACTTGCTAGAGGAAAAAAATACTAAAGTTGATGCATTTAGACAACTAATACTTGAGGCAGATGCCGTTTTATTTGTTACACCTGAATACGATCATTCTGTTCCTGCACAACTTCTAAATGCACTAGAATGGCTAGCATTCGAACCTTTTCCACTCTTAGAAAAACCAACCATGATTGTAGGAGCCTCATACGGAAATTTAGGGACCAGTCGTGCACAAGATCATCTACTAGATGTTCTACGCTCGCCTCAGTTGCAGGCAGCAGTTCAAGCAGACAGTGGTTTTTTACTCTCTCGTTCTCTTGAAGCTTTTGATGAAAATAATGAATTACTTAACTCTCAGGTTCGTGAAAACCTTGATAAAAAGATGTCTCATTTTCTTCTTTTTGTAAATGTTTCAAAGCAAAATCCTGACTTACGTCTAAAAAACATAAATAAAGTACGTACTTATCGCTATCAATCAGAGAAATAG
- a CDS encoding helix-turn-helix transcriptional regulator, with the protein MFTISNCLHRTLEFPKSSLKDKQKQVYIIETLSNITLYYQEKVTHHKPYDIILFNQSTTLRVESLDQTPLLLRVHHAIFDIPNPISQFTVGDNALIHDFMNPIDEQTSMIVFTHLDSEVCHAYLNVIEKLEETTDNDQYVQFQSQKICGLLFTELLREHESKVSKLNSLFPDSKIKHASKESQSGMIMKYISEHLQTVTQKEVAHHFSYQPNYFSRLCQELFGLSFVELRTTIRLEYAKEQLSLTTKSIEVISEELGYKAVSNFHRNFKAYTGKTSAEYRETSQINPL; encoded by the coding sequence ATGTTCACTATTTCAAATTGCTTGCACCGAACCCTTGAATTCCCTAAATCTAGCTTAAAAGATAAACAAAAACAGGTTTATATTATTGAAACACTTTCTAATATCACTTTATATTATCAAGAAAAAGTTACTCACCACAAGCCTTACGATATTATCCTATTCAACCAATCAACCACACTACGAGTCGAGTCACTAGATCAAACGCCTCTACTCTTACGTGTCCACCATGCTATTTTCGATATTCCTAATCCCATTTCTCAATTTACCGTAGGAGATAACGCACTCATTCATGACTTTATGAATCCTATAGATGAGCAAACTTCAATGATTGTGTTCACCCATTTAGACAGCGAAGTTTGTCACGCCTACTTAAATGTTATCGAAAAACTAGAAGAAACGACAGACAATGATCAATATGTTCAATTTCAAAGTCAAAAAATCTGTGGGCTTCTATTTACTGAGCTTTTGCGTGAACATGAGAGTAAAGTCTCCAAATTGAACTCTCTTTTTCCAGATTCAAAGATTAAACATGCATCAAAAGAAAGCCAATCTGGGATGATTATGAAATACATCTCAGAACACTTACAAACAGTGACACAAAAGGAAGTTGCACATCACTTCTCCTATCAACCTAATTATTTTTCAAGACTCTGCCAAGAGTTATTTGGACTCTCTTTTGTTGAACTACGTACCACTATCCGGTTAGAATACGCAAAAGAACAGCTTAGTCTAACTACCAAATCTATCGAAGTGATTAGTGAAGAGCTAGGCTACAAAGCGGTCTCCAATTTCCATCGAAACTTTAAGGCCTATACCGGAAAAACGTCGGCAGAATACAGGGAAACAAGTCAAATCAATCCATTATAA